The segment GGCGGAAAATCTTCCTACCCTTTCCCTGGGTGATTCTGATACTGCCCGAGTAGGTGAATTTGTAGTAGCAATTGGGAACCCTTATGGTCTTTCCCATACGGTAACTATGGGAGTATTGAGCGCTAAAGGGCGTGCAGTACCATCGGGTGATTCTGGACAAGAATATGAAAACTTTTTGCAAACGGATGCTGCTATTAATCCAGGAAATAGCGGTGGACCGCTCTTAAATTTGGATGGAGAGGTAATTGGTATCAATACTGCTATTATTCCTTTTGCCCAGGGAGTTGGGTTTGCGATTCCTATCAATATGGCAAAATCGATACTTGATCAATTAATCGAAAAAGGGAAAGTTGTCCGATCCTGGTTAGGGGTCTACATTCAAAATGTTACACCAGAAATTGGAAAACAGTTTGGCTATGAAGGAACTACCGGAGCATTAGTTGCCGATGTTATTGAGAATGGACCAGCGGCGAAAGCAAATTTTCAACGAGGTGATATTATCCTTTCAGTCAATGATCAAGAAATCACCGATACCAAACACCTTCAAAATACCATTCGGTCTTTAAAACCAGGTGACTCAGCAAACATCCAAGTTTGGAGAAATGGTGAAAAGAAAACCATCGAAGTACAGTTAGAAGAATTGGAAGATGAAACAGCGATTATACCTTCTGTTGATATAACTCCTCAAAAGGTAGATTTGGGTATGGAT is part of the Candidatus Atribacteria bacterium ADurb.Bin276 genome and harbors:
- the mucD_1 gene encoding putative periplasmic serine endoprotease DegP-like precursor; translation: MFKNKKLHYGFLLSMFVFFTLSSFSWAATVLPEVNDIIPDIVDRVSPSVVNVNTSKTMTVTSPFAPFAPFFDQIPEQFQREVPQRGIGTGFIFREDGYIITNNHVVEGADEIKVTLLDGREFSGKVIGADSLTDIAVVKVEAENLPTLSLGDSDTARVGEFVVAIGNPYGLSHTVTMGVLSAKGRAVPSGDSGQEYENFLQTDAAINPGNSGGPLLNLDGEVIGINTAIIPFAQGVGFAIPINMAKSILDQLIEKGKVVRSWLGVYIQNVTPEIGKQFGYEGTTGALVADVIENGPAAKANFQRGDIILSVNDQEITDTKHLQNTIRSLKPGDSANIQVWRNGEKKTIEVQLEELEDETAIIPSVDITPQKVDLGMDISEITADLQQKYGFTESKGVVVVLITPGGPAEEAGLRAGDVILQINRIDVSSVEEFKAVLNKVEPGDTAILLISRAGRTLFVPVKAIEKK